The Sulfurovum zhangzhouensis genome includes the window GTTATGCAAAACCGCTCTCAACTGCAAAGTATGTGCGCTTTGAGACACTTTACGATCCTGAACAGTTTCCTGACCAGCGCCGCAAGTTCTTCTCTACGATTGACTATCCTTATGTGGAAGGGCTGCGTATGGATGAGGCGATGCACCCGTTGACACTGATGACTGTAGGGCTTTATGGCCATACTCTCCCTCCACAGAACGGAGCTCCTCTGCGGTTGATTGTACCATGGAAATATGGTTTTAAGGGGATAAAGTCGATCCGAAGGATAACCTTTACTGACCATGAACCGCTCAACACATGGCAGAAGATGGCGTCAAATGAGTTCGGCTTTTATGCAAACGTCAACCCTGACGTCGATCATCCCCGCTGGTCGCAGAAACACGAACGGGTACTTGGAAAGTTCATCAAGCAGAAGACACAAATGTTCAACGGTTATGAAAAGGAGGTGAAGCACCTATACGCCGGTATGGACCTGAGAAAGCATTTCTGATGAGACAGTTGATACTTTCGTTCATCTTGCTGCAACCTCTGCTCTTTTTGCTCTATATGCTATTTATCAGCGGGGTGGAGGATCCTATAAAATTCATTTATACTTTGACCGGAGCGACAGCCCTGACCCTGCTCTATATCACGACAACACTGTCACTTCTACGCAGATCTATCAACCTACTTCGTTACCGTCGTACGGTTGGGCTCTTCAGCTTCTTCTACGCACTGCTGCACCTGCTAAACTTTCTTATCCTTGACATGGAACTTGACCTTGTGTCAGCTCTGAACGAGACTTTCGACAAACCGTTTATTTTCTTTGGCATGGCCAGTTTTTTGATTTTGCTCTTCATGGCCATTACATCACATAGATCACTTTTCCCACGATATTTTAAATACCACAAGATGATTTATATAGTGATACTGTTATCGACTATCCACTTCGTTATGGCGCAGAAAGCATTAAGTATACCCCAATGGGGATACCTGGGTGTGATGGCGTTGATCAGTATATTGAAGGTACTCCAGAGAAGCGGTATAGTTAAGCTTTAAAATGCATTTCTCTATTACCAAAAGATCTTTTTATTCCGTAAGTACGATATACTATAAACAAGTTGACGTTATAAAACATGAGAAGGGATTAAGTTGATTAAGTAACTGAAAGGTATATATTATGAAAACCATAACAATAATCGGATCAGGTTTAGGTGGTCTCACTGCCGGTGCTTTACTCTCTTTAGAAGGGTACAAAGTCACTGTACTTGAACAACATTACAAGGTCGGTGGGAGTGCTACAACTTTCAAACACAAGGGTGATTTTACCTGTGAAGTTTCACTGCATATGATGTCTGGAGTTTATAGCAGTTCCGGGTTAAAACAAATATTTAAAGCCCTAAGTGTATATGATAATGTTGAGTTCGTAAGGGTACCGGAGTTTTTTAGAGTATCCGGCAATACTCTAGACTTTACCATGCCTGACGACATAGGAAAAGCTATCTCTGCTTTATATCTAAAATATCCAAGTGAAGAGAAGGTGATTGATAAGTATTTTGACCTGATCAAAACGATATCCGATGAATACGGGAAACTCTTCACCGCACCTTGGTGGAAACTAGCACTATTCCCTTTTTTCTTTAAAAACATTGTCAAATACAAAACTGCTTCTGTCAAAGAGGTCATGGATAATTTGACTGAAAATGAAGAGTTGAAGCTCATACTGGATGCAAATGTCAGCTATGTGACTGATACGATTTATAATTTTAGTTTTCTCTATCATGCCATTGTCCAATACTCTTTCTACACAGGAGGCGGCTGGTATATCAAAGGCGGCAGCCAAAAACTCTCAGACCATTTAGCATCTGTCATCAAAAACAACGGAGGAGAGATCATCACAAGTGCCGAAGTCGTCAAGATAAATCATAATAATGAAAACTGCACAGGAGTAACCTATGTTCACGACAAAGAAAAAACCGAACTATCCAATGACATAGTAGTTTCAAACCTCTCGCCTACTTCAACCTATCAATTGGCAAATATACCCTACATAGAACAAAAAGAAATAGCTGCTTCTCACCTCGTAATCCACATCGGGTTCAATAAAAACCTCAAGTCTGTTTACGGCGAAAGGCCCTACTCCACTTTCCTCTTCAGAGATATCAACTCTATCGATGAATACGATAAAAGACTTCGGGGTGATGCAACAAAAAAAAGCATCACCTTTGTAGACTATTCCCAAATTGATTCAAAACTCACCGATGAGTCAAAATCTGTCGGTGCCATTTATACGACGGACTACCTCTCCAACTGGGAAAGTCTATCAGAAGAAGCATATCAACAAAAGAAACAAGAGGTGTTGGAGGAGTATCTCAATGTACTGGAAACCGAATACCCGAATATCAAAGCGTATATCGAATTTGCAAATGTAGGGACGCCAAAGACCATGCAAAAGTATCTCAAAACGCCAAATGGAACAGCCTACGGATTTGCCCCGACCAACCAACAGTTTTTTAGAAATCCGGAAGTGAAATCCGATAAGTTAAATAACCTCTATTTTGCAGGTGCCTGGGTTACAGGTGGTGGATTTGTTCCTACTATCGGCTCTGGAGGAATGTGCCATCATGCGATACTATCCAATAGCTAAAGATGTAACAAAACTAAATATTAGATCACTTTGGTCATGAAAATCGTGAATATTATATTGTTCAAATAAAACCTGATATATCAAAAATTGGCAGACTCTGCCAGACAAATAATAAACTAGAGTTACGGTTCAATTGCGTGTCAGCTATTGGTTGTACTCAGAACATCCTAGCGTATTCTCTAGTAATTTATATCACAAGTCTTATCTTTTCAGTTGTTCTCAACACAATTATCAAATATTTGGATAATCAGGCAATCGGTATGGATTATCATGCTACAGTATTCTGTAGGTATGGGCTATAATACGTCATATATTAATAATAAGGAGATTAGAAATGGTCAATTTCACTTATCAAAACCCAACAAGAATAGAGTTCGGCAAAGACAAAGAAAAAGAGATCGGTAAGTATATCGCTGCAGA containing:
- a CDS encoding phytoene desaturase family protein — its product is MKTITIIGSGLGGLTAGALLSLEGYKVTVLEQHYKVGGSATTFKHKGDFTCEVSLHMMSGVYSSSGLKQIFKALSVYDNVEFVRVPEFFRVSGNTLDFTMPDDIGKAISALYLKYPSEEKVIDKYFDLIKTISDEYGKLFTAPWWKLALFPFFFKNIVKYKTASVKEVMDNLTENEELKLILDANVSYVTDTIYNFSFLYHAIVQYSFYTGGGWYIKGGSQKLSDHLASVIKNNGGEIITSAEVVKINHNNENCTGVTYVHDKEKTELSNDIVVSNLSPTSTYQLANIPYIEQKEIAASHLVIHIGFNKNLKSVYGERPYSTFLFRDINSIDEYDKRLRGDATKKSITFVDYSQIDSKLTDESKSVGAIYTTDYLSNWESLSEEAYQQKKQEVLEEYLNVLETEYPNIKAYIEFANVGTPKTMQKYLKTPNGTAYGFAPTNQQFFRNPEVKSDKLNNLYFAGAWVTGGGFVPTIGSGGMCHHAILSNS
- the msrP gene encoding protein-methionine-sulfoxide reductase catalytic subunit MsrP → MHYRRKKSWEISESFVTDEVLFEGRRRFLKLGAAMTVSTSAVMELAASEKLPMPNLHYRKDTNPLGLVLNSYDQIISYNNFYEYTTSKKGVRQLARNFKTEPWRISVDGLVENPFEIDFDDLLNRFTLEERIYRFRCVEGWAMVVPWVGFELASLIRYAKPLSTAKYVRFETLYDPEQFPDQRRKFFSTIDYPYVEGLRMDEAMHPLTLMTVGLYGHTLPPQNGAPLRLIVPWKYGFKGIKSIRRITFTDHEPLNTWQKMASNEFGFYANVNPDVDHPRWSQKHERVLGKFIKQKTQMFNGYEKEVKHLYAGMDLRKHF
- a CDS encoding ferric reductase-like transmembrane domain-containing protein encodes the protein MRQLILSFILLQPLLFLLYMLFISGVEDPIKFIYTLTGATALTLLYITTTLSLLRRSINLLRYRRTVGLFSFFYALLHLLNFLILDMELDLVSALNETFDKPFIFFGMASFLILLFMAITSHRSLFPRYFKYHKMIYIVILLSTIHFVMAQKALSIPQWGYLGVMALISILKVLQRSGIVKL